The following coding sequences are from one Terrimicrobium sacchariphilum window:
- a CDS encoding SGNH/GDSL hydrolase family protein, whose amino-acid sequence MKPRLLPILRSAKTHLLLTALGLVASLPASARGEMLKAGDFVAVCGDSITAQCLYSQYIEDYLVLCRPAAGLQVQQFGWGGERAPGFLGRMENDVLVFRPNVVTLCYGMNDGSYTAGKGSIYDTYRAAMTDIVTGLKKAGVRDIVIGTPGAVDTDTFMKLDPAVYNNTLKELGNVGKEVAAREGVGFADVHSLMIDAMARAKAKYGKDYNVAGGDGVHPNRNGHLIMAYAFLKALGCDGDIGTITFDQKAGKAEATEGHKVVSFGKDFVEVESSRYPFCFSGDPSKPDSNLGMTEFIPFNNDLNRFKLVVKNPTGKSVKITWGKNSKTFSAEQAAEGINLAAEFPENPFSQPFADAEARIRQKQVDEGILSKELLHSLPQWSKSLPDEKPTFQKLPEKIVGAAATLRKQSSELAVPVKHRIIVESL is encoded by the coding sequence ATGAAACCCCGTCTCCTGCCCATCCTTCGATCCGCGAAAACACACCTCCTTCTTACGGCACTCGGCCTCGTGGCATCCCTGCCCGCCTCCGCTCGCGGGGAAATGCTGAAGGCCGGGGATTTCGTCGCGGTCTGTGGCGACTCCATCACGGCGCAGTGTCTCTATTCCCAATATATCGAGGATTACCTGGTGCTCTGCCGCCCCGCCGCCGGGCTGCAGGTGCAGCAGTTTGGCTGGGGTGGAGAACGAGCCCCGGGGTTCCTGGGCCGGATGGAGAATGATGTCCTCGTCTTCAGGCCCAATGTCGTGACCCTCTGCTACGGGATGAACGACGGCAGCTATACCGCGGGCAAAGGCAGTATCTACGACACCTACCGCGCCGCAATGACCGACATCGTGACCGGGCTGAAGAAAGCGGGCGTGCGCGATATCGTGATCGGCACCCCGGGCGCAGTCGATACCGACACCTTCATGAAGCTCGACCCCGCCGTCTATAACAATACGCTGAAGGAACTCGGCAATGTCGGCAAGGAAGTCGCCGCCAGGGAGGGCGTGGGCTTCGCCGACGTCCACTCGCTGATGATCGACGCGATGGCCCGGGCGAAGGCGAAGTATGGCAAGGATTACAACGTGGCTGGCGGCGACGGCGTGCACCCCAATCGCAACGGCCATCTCATCATGGCTTATGCCTTTCTCAAGGCGCTGGGCTGCGACGGCGACATCGGCACCATAACGTTCGACCAGAAGGCTGGAAAGGCCGAGGCCACGGAGGGCCACAAGGTCGTCTCCTTCGGCAAGGATTTCGTCGAGGTCGAGTCGTCGCGCTATCCGTTTTGCTTCTCCGGCGACCCCTCCAAGCCGGACAGCAACCTGGGAATGACGGAATTCATCCCCTTTAACAATGACCTGAACCGCTTTAAACTCGTGGTGAAGAACCCGACCGGGAAAAGCGTGAAGATCACCTGGGGCAAAAACTCGAAGACCTTTTCCGCCGAGCAGGCCGCCGAGGGCATCAACCTCGCCGCCGAGTTCCCGGAGAATCCCTTCAGCCAGCCATTCGCCGATGCCGAGGCCAGGATCCGGCAAAAGCAGGTCGACGAAGGCATTCTCTCCAAAGAGTTGCTGCACTCCCTCCCGCAGTGGTCGAAGAGCCTGCCCGACGAGAAGCCGACCTTCCAGAAGCTCCCGGAGAAAATCGTCGGCGCTGCCGCAACCCTGCGGAAACAATCTTCCGAGCTCGCCGTCCCCGTGAAACATCGCATCATCGTGGAATCCCTCTAG